A single genomic interval of Arthrobacter methylotrophus harbors:
- a CDS encoding YnfA family protein — MTILKSTSLFVLAAIAEIGGAWLVWQSVKEAKPWWWAGLGIVALGIYGFVASFQPDAHFGRVLAAYGGVFIAGSLAWGMLLDGFRPDRWDIIGAMICLLGVAVIMFAPRAGN, encoded by the coding sequence ATGACCATCCTCAAATCCACCTCTCTCTTTGTCCTTGCGGCCATTGCCGAGATCGGCGGAGCCTGGCTCGTGTGGCAATCCGTCAAGGAGGCCAAGCCTTGGTGGTGGGCGGGTCTTGGGATCGTGGCCCTGGGCATCTACGGTTTCGTCGCGTCGTTCCAACCGGATGCGCATTTCGGGCGCGTCCTTGCGGCTTACGGCGGCGTATTCATCGCCGGATCCCTGGCCTGGGGGATGCTCCTTGACGGCTTCCGACCGGACCGTTGGGACATCATCGGAGCCATGATCTGCCTCCTGGGGGTCGCGGTGATCATGTTTGCGCCGCGGGCGGGAAATTGA
- the rpsF gene encoding 30S ribosomal protein S6: MRPYELMVIIDPEVEERTVEPSLQKFLNVITTDGGTIEKVDIWGRRRLAYDIKKKSEGIYAVVNFTAKPETAKELDRQLSLNETIMRTKITRPEEQKVVAE, encoded by the coding sequence ATGCGTCCTTACGAATTGATGGTAATCATCGACCCCGAGGTCGAAGAGCGTACCGTAGAGCCGTCGCTTCAGAAGTTCCTCAATGTCATCACCACCGATGGTGGAACCATCGAAAAGGTTGACATCTGGGGCCGCCGTCGCCTCGCTTACGACATCAAGAAGAAGTCCGAAGGTATCTACGCCGTGGTGAACTTCACCGCCAAGCCGGAAACCGCCAAGGAACTTGACCGCCAGCTGAGTCTCAACGAGACCATCATGCGCACCAAGATCACCCGCCCCGAAGAGCAGAAGGTCGTTGCTGAGTAA
- a CDS encoding single-stranded DNA-binding protein, producing the protein MAGETTITVIGNLTNDPELRFTPSGSAVANFTIASTPRTFDRQSNEWKDGETLFLRASVWREAAENVAESLTKGMRVIVSGRLKSRSYETKEGEKRTVIELEVDEIGPSLRYANAKVNRTQRSGGQGGQGGFGGGNNSGGFGGGGAGANQGGNSGGTWGGGQSAPQEDPWATPGVSNAGGWGNGPDSEPPF; encoded by the coding sequence ATGGCAGGCGAAACCACTATTACGGTCATCGGTAATCTCACCAATGACCCCGAACTGCGGTTCACACCGTCAGGTTCGGCGGTAGCGAACTTCACCATCGCTTCTACTCCCCGGACCTTCGATCGCCAGTCCAATGAGTGGAAGGACGGGGAAACCCTGTTCCTCCGCGCATCGGTATGGCGCGAAGCGGCTGAGAACGTCGCCGAATCCCTCACCAAGGGCATGCGCGTGATCGTTTCCGGCCGCCTGAAGAGCCGTTCCTACGAAACCAAGGAAGGCGAGAAGCGCACCGTTATCGAGCTCGAAGTCGATGAAATCGGCCCGAGCCTGCGTTACGCCAACGCCAAGGTCAACCGCACCCAGCGCTCAGGCGGTCAGGGTGGACAGGGCGGCTTCGGCGGCGGCAACAACAGCGGTGGCTTCGGAGGTGGCGGCGCTGGTGCAAACCAGGGCGGCAACTCCGGCGGAACGTGGGGCGGCGGCCAATCCGCACCGCAGGAAGACCCCTGGGCTACCCCGGGTGTCAGCAATGCGGGTGGATGGGGCAACGGCCCGGATTCCGAACCTCCCTTCTAA
- the rpsR gene encoding 30S ribosomal protein S18, whose product MAKAELRKPKPKSNPLKAADITVIDYKDVALLRKFISDRGKIRARRVTGVTVQEQRKIAQAIKNAREVALLPYSGAGRG is encoded by the coding sequence ATGGCTAAGGCTGAACTCCGTAAGCCCAAACCAAAGTCCAACCCCTTGAAGGCTGCTGACATCACTGTCATCGACTACAAGGACGTAGCATTGCTGCGCAAGTTCATCTCCGACCGCGGAAAGATCCGCGCTCGTCGCGTCACTGGCGTCACGGTGCAGGAACAGCGCAAAATCGCCCAGGCAATCAAGAACGCCCGCGAAGTTGCTCTGCTGCCTTACTCCGGCGCTGGCCGCGGCTAA
- the rplI gene encoding 50S ribosomal protein L9 — translation MAKLILTHEVTGLGAAGDVVEVKDGYARNFLLPRGFALTWTKGGEKQVESIKAARAARAHASVEAAQAQASALSSKKVKLVVKAGESGRLFGTVKPADVAAAVEAAGLGSIDKRNVELPNHIKSVGSYQANVRLHEDVSAVIDLEVVASK, via the coding sequence ATGGCAAAGCTCATTCTGACCCACGAAGTAACCGGTCTCGGTGCTGCTGGCGACGTTGTCGAGGTCAAGGATGGTTACGCACGTAACTTCCTGCTGCCCCGCGGCTTCGCTCTGACCTGGACCAAGGGTGGCGAGAAGCAGGTTGAGTCCATCAAGGCTGCCCGCGCCGCTCGTGCCCACGCTTCGGTTGAAGCTGCACAGGCCCAGGCTTCTGCGCTTTCTTCCAAGAAGGTCAAGCTCGTAGTGAAGGCCGGCGAGTCCGGTCGTCTCTTCGGCACGGTCAAGCCGGCCGACGTCGCTGCTGCAGTTGAGGCCGCTGGCCTTGGCTCCATCGACAAGCGCAACGTTGAATTGCCGAACCACATCAAGTCTGTTGGTTCGTACCAGGCCAACGTCCGCCTGCACGAGGACGTTTCTGCTGTCATCGACCTCGAGGTCGTTGCAAGCAAGTAA
- a CDS encoding DUF1801 domain-containing protein: MSENKTMPTDRSVEDFLAAVEHPVRRADGFALLDLMRGITGQEAVMWGPSIVGFGRHHYKYGSGREGDSPAVGFSPRKANLALYGLRSGPDAEYLLPKLGKHKTGAACLYVNKLEDVDVSVLADMVRAGYSHVVAEPQQPPPLARTGS; encoded by the coding sequence ATGTCAGAGAACAAGACCATGCCCACTGACCGTTCCGTCGAAGACTTCCTGGCTGCTGTGGAACATCCCGTGCGGCGCGCCGATGGTTTCGCCTTGTTAGACCTCATGCGCGGCATCACCGGTCAGGAGGCAGTTATGTGGGGTCCAAGCATCGTTGGTTTTGGAAGGCACCACTACAAGTACGGGAGCGGCCGCGAGGGCGATTCCCCCGCTGTGGGCTTCTCGCCGCGGAAGGCCAACCTGGCGCTGTATGGGCTGCGCTCAGGGCCCGACGCCGAATATCTGCTGCCCAAGCTCGGCAAGCACAAGACGGGCGCTGCCTGCCTCTACGTGAACAAGCTCGAAGACGTTGACGTTTCCGTCCTGGCAGACATGGTGCGCGCGGGCTACAGCCACGTCGTGGCGGAACCACAACAACCCCCGCCCCTAGCGCGAACTGGCAGCTAA